From Dreissena polymorpha isolate Duluth1 chromosome 15, UMN_Dpol_1.0, whole genome shotgun sequence, a single genomic window includes:
- the LOC127861000 gene encoding collagen alpha-1(III) chain-like isoform X1, with protein MSPDTVQWALLCLCALLGFVQAQEGDDSRCKNLAEGGFYLPDKMKPCYKCFCHGGKAKCRDVESECNYDFNCDPSDVIVPFLECCPVCKQELQRQEAVRGENDFEEQPVVLVPVMSADEKAGPNWQHGNQFGPQMMSAGVPGPRGPAGSPGQPGPQGFPGPRGETGEPGQSGPAGPRGLPGPIGPPGNDGDEGMTGETGPPGPTGNPGDAGRPGIPGLPGPKGHVGMPGRPGQRGEDGRPGDKGEVGAVGAPGGPGPMGAAGAIGERGRDGSPGAPGLPGTDGKIGERGAPGNIGPPGPPGFPGASGAKGDAGQPGSRGSTGLPGPDGQNGSPGQPGEPGPPGPPGTDGEPGSKGDQGPSGQPGATGFPGPQGPPGLSGTPEPPELKEKLVRMDYPEVTVSQVCVEPQETPANEVFLV; from the exons ATGAGTCCAGACACTGTGCAGTGGGCACTGCTGTGCCTCTGTGCGCTACTTGGATTTGTTCAAGCCCAGGAAGGAG ACGACAGTCGATGCAAGAATCTCGCCGAAGGCGGGTTCTATCTGCCCGACAAAATGAAGCCGTGCTATAAATGTTTCTGTCATGGCGGGAAAGCGAAATGTCGTGACGTAGAATCGGAGTGCAACTATGACTTCAATTGTGATCCCAGTGACGTCATAGTTCCCTTCCTCGAGTGCTGCCCTGTGTGCAAACAGGAGCTGCAGCGACAGGAAGCGG TACGTGGCGAAAATGACTTTGAAGAACAACCGGTG GTCCTTGTACCTGTCATGTCTGCT GACGAGAAGGCTGGTCCTAATTGGCAGCATGGAAACCAGTTTGGACCACAAATGATGTCCGCT GGCGTTCCTGGACCCAGAGGCCCTGCTGGATCCCCAGGTCAGCCG GGCCCCCAGGGCTTCCCCGGCCCCCGTGGAGAGACCGGAGAACCCGGACAATCC GGTCCCGCTGGACCACGTGGACTTCCGGGACCGATCGGACCACCAGGAAATGAC GGAGACGAAGGCATGACGGGAGAGACCGGACCACCAGGTCCAACAGGCAACCCA GGTGACGCGGGCCGGCCAGGTATCCCCGGACTGCCCGGACCAAAGGGACACGTT GGAATGCCTGGCAGACCCGGACAACGCGGTGAGGACGGTCGTCCCGGTGACAAGGGAGAGGTGGGTGCAGTCGGAGCCCCTGGCGGTCCCGGCCCCATGGGAGCGGCTGGAGCAATAGGCGAGAGAGGACGCGATGGATCACCCGGAGCACCT GGATTGCCCGGTACTGACGGAAAGATTGGCGAGCGTGGAGCCCCGGGCAACATCGGACCCCCAGGTCCTCCTGGCTTCCCTGGTGCATCAGGCGCTAAG GGTGATGCTGGACAACCCGGATCACGCGGATCTACTGGTCTCCCAGGACCTGACGGACAGAACGGAAGTCCCGGCCAGCCAGGAGAACCCGGACCACCAGGACCGCCCGGTACAGATGGCGAACCCGGAAGTAAAGGAGACCAGGGCCCCAGCGGACAGCCCGGCGCCACAGGATTCCCCGGACCCCAGGGACCACCCGGACTCTCTGGAACCCCGGAGCCGCCGGAGCTAAAGGAGAAGCT GGTAAGGATGGACTACCCGGAGGTGACGGTGAGCCAGGTATGCGTGGAGCCCCAGGAAACTCCGGCGAACGAGGTCTTCCTGGTCTAG
- the LOC127861000 gene encoding collagen alpha-1(III) chain-like isoform X2, whose translation MSPDTVQWALLCLCALLGFVQAQEGVRGENDFEEQPVVLVPVMSADEKAGPNWQHGNQFGPQMMSAGVPGPRGPAGSPGQPGPQGFPGPRGETGEPGQSGPAGPRGLPGPIGPPGNDGDEGMTGETGPPGPTGNPGDAGRPGIPGLPGPKGHVGMPGRPGQRGEDGRPGDKGEVGAVGAPGGPGPMGAAGAIGERGRDGSPGAPGLPGTDGKIGERGAPGNIGPPGPPGFPGASGAKGDAGQPGSRGSTGLPGPDGQNGSPGQPGEPGPPGPPGTDGEPGSKGDQGPSGQPGATGFPGPQGPPGLSGTPEPPELKEKLVRMDYPEVTVSQVCVEPQETPANEVFLV comes from the exons ATGAGTCCAGACACTGTGCAGTGGGCACTGCTGTGCCTCTGTGCGCTACTTGGATTTGTTCAAGCCCAGGAAGGAG TACGTGGCGAAAATGACTTTGAAGAACAACCGGTG GTCCTTGTACCTGTCATGTCTGCT GACGAGAAGGCTGGTCCTAATTGGCAGCATGGAAACCAGTTTGGACCACAAATGATGTCCGCT GGCGTTCCTGGACCCAGAGGCCCTGCTGGATCCCCAGGTCAGCCG GGCCCCCAGGGCTTCCCCGGCCCCCGTGGAGAGACCGGAGAACCCGGACAATCC GGTCCCGCTGGACCACGTGGACTTCCGGGACCGATCGGACCACCAGGAAATGAC GGAGACGAAGGCATGACGGGAGAGACCGGACCACCAGGTCCAACAGGCAACCCA GGTGACGCGGGCCGGCCAGGTATCCCCGGACTGCCCGGACCAAAGGGACACGTT GGAATGCCTGGCAGACCCGGACAACGCGGTGAGGACGGTCGTCCCGGTGACAAGGGAGAGGTGGGTGCAGTCGGAGCCCCTGGCGGTCCCGGCCCCATGGGAGCGGCTGGAGCAATAGGCGAGAGAGGACGCGATGGATCACCCGGAGCACCT GGATTGCCCGGTACTGACGGAAAGATTGGCGAGCGTGGAGCCCCGGGCAACATCGGACCCCCAGGTCCTCCTGGCTTCCCTGGTGCATCAGGCGCTAAG GGTGATGCTGGACAACCCGGATCACGCGGATCTACTGGTCTCCCAGGACCTGACGGACAGAACGGAAGTCCCGGCCAGCCAGGAGAACCCGGACCACCAGGACCGCCCGGTACAGATGGCGAACCCGGAAGTAAAGGAGACCAGGGCCCCAGCGGACAGCCCGGCGCCACAGGATTCCCCGGACCCCAGGGACCACCCGGACTCTCTGGAACCCCGGAGCCGCCGGAGCTAAAGGAGAAGCT GGTAAGGATGGACTACCCGGAGGTGACGGTGAGCCAGGTATGCGTGGAGCCCCAGGAAACTCCGGCGAACGAGGTCTTCCTGGTCTAG